CGCCCCCCTATCCGGTCACGACCCCGGGTGAGTGGCCTACCCGCTCCCCAGCCCCGTCTCCGTCCCCACAGGTGGAGGCCGGCTGGAGCTGGCGGGCTCCGCGGGCTGCGCGGCGGGCGGCTGCAGGGACGCGTGGGCCTCGGAGGCGCTCCTCCTGGTGCTGCGCGCCGGGCCGGGACGCGGGGCCGGGACGGAGCTGCAGGCCTGGGCGCCGGGTTCGGCGCTGAGCGGAGAGCCCCTGTGGGCCCACACCGTGGGGCCGGAGGCCGAGGGGGAAGACGCACCGGGCGGTGAGCCCCAGGCCGGGGCCCTGCCCCTGTTGCCCGGCGGGCGGGCCTACGTGAGTCCGCGGCCGCCCTTCTACAGCCCTCTGGCCCCCGAGCTGCGGGCGCGCCGGCTGGAGCTGGGCGCCGAGCACGCGTTGCTGCTGGACGAGGCGGGCCAGGTGTTCTCCTGGGGCCAGGGCCGGTGAGTGGGGGGCGTGGCCAGGTGTGGCCCGTGGGCCTCttgcgggggcgggcggggcagATAAACGTGGCTCCGCGTGGGAGTGACCGTGTGGGGGCAAGCCGAGTGTGATTGCGGTAAGGAAGGGGAGACCTGACCCGGGTCTCCCTTGCTCAGGCATGGACAGCTGGGCCACGGGACTCTGGAGGCCGAGCTGGAGCCGAGGCCGCTGGAGGCGCTGCAGGGCGTACCCATGGCTGAGGTGGCTGCAGGGGGCTGGCACTCCGTGTGTGTGAGTGGTAAGTGACCTAGCGCCTCTCCAGACGAATTCCGGGGCTCCAAGGCTccaaacctttcttcttttccggTGTGGGTGGGTAGCCTAGCCGGGCCTCCTTCCAAGTTCATCCTGCGTTAATCAGTTCAGTCATTCGGGACTCCTACATGCCTTTCAAATTCAGTCcctctcgggcacctgggtggctcggtccgttaagcatctgactcttgatatcggctcacgtcatgatctcagggtttgtgagatggtgcccggcatctggctctgtactgacagcgtggaacctgcttgggattctctgtctcactctctccccctctgtcccccccccccccccccccccccccccccccccgtacagGAGTGCATGCTCAAGCactctctcccagaaataaataaaaccctaaaaaaaaattcagcccctctgccACAGCCATTACCCACTCACACCGGTACTGTGGCAGTTGTTTTCTACCTTCTGTTGTTGGCCTCCCACCTCTCCCATCCCTCCGCCTCCAGGCAGGGCTGCCTTCCTAAAACACTGCACGGGTGCGTGAAGGGGTGAGGGGTCAGCTGAGCCAaggagaatggagaagaaaggCTCAGTGAGTCAGGTGGCCATGAGGTGTGGCCCATAGGGGACGCTCAGGTGCCCACGGGGaggatgagggtggggagggtgagccTAGAGTGAGGACCCTCGCTTCGGATTGTAAGTTCGCCGCCCTGGCAGGGCCCCGGCTGCAGCTGATTcctggggtgttgggtggggctgggagcAGATCTAGTCAAGGGTCTGCATCTGGGGCTCTGGCTGCCACTTACATCTCCGGGGGTCGGGGGCAGCTGTAACAACAACTTAGGCCTGCACCTCCGCCCCCCGTAGTCTCATGTAATGGCCCTGGGTTGGCAGCCAGACCTGAAAACTGCTGggccagagggaagagaagagaggagctgGATGGGAAGTCTCACACTTATGGGAGCTGGGAGCCTTGTTTCCTAGAGCGTTTGGAGCACAGGTGCTTCAGAGCAGACATCCTTTTGccccctgtgaccttgggcagggcaCTTGACCCGTCCATGCCGCGTGTCTTCTCGTAAATAAAACGGGATGTGGTCATGTGACCCTCTGTAGGGCTGTCACGAGGAGTGAGTGATTATATTTGAAAAGTGCTTGAAACACTGGCATAGATCGAACGCTTGATAAAAGCGAGCCACAGTCGTTAGTGGGTTTTTACAGGAGGGCCATTGCTCCAGCCAACAAACTGTAGTGTTGTGGGAGACGGGGAGGTGAGAGCTTCCAGAAAACGCCTTCAACGGTacctgggaggggggagggcggaTTAACAAAGGGATGTTAACAAAGGGCTCAGTGGGTTTGAAAGGGAAACGTTGGGAACTTCCAAGGGCACATTTCTGAAGTGTGTGTTGTGGGACGTTCCGTGAAAGGGAAGTTTGTGCAAAATGACCTCCAAAGAAGTTGTGGACCAAAGAAAAGGCCTAGTCCAGCTTGGCGAGAAACAGTTTGTTTCCGGACGTGTGTGGTGGGCAGCTGCAAGTCGGCTGTgacctcacctcccaccccagccctcgaGGCTGGGGAGTCCACGCCCGCCGGGGACCACCTGGAGGAGACTGAGAatagttaagtgtcagactccttTCCAGAGCAGATCCAAAGACCTTACGCCCCAAGGCTGTTCTTAAGGGCTCTTGTGTGCGTGATCTAAAAAAGAATGCGTCAGGGGGCTGTGCTCAAGAAGGCTTCAGGCCACAGGGCTGTTGTCATGGCAGGTTTGTCCAAGATGGTGTtagtccaggggcgcctagggggctcagtttggctcaggtcatgatcttacggtttgtgagagggagcctcacgttgggctctgcactgacaatgcggagcctgtttgggattctctctccccctctccttgcccctccccaactcgtctCACTctaaatagataaaaagaaataaaaaagaaagaaataaaagaccagGAAACtgctgggggctgagggaggctCTGCCCCATGCTAACTTGGGCAGGGCAGGCATTTCTTGTCCCCAGGGAGCTAGAGGGTACGAGGGAGTTTGGATGGATTCAGGGGTCCTTGGAGGTTGTGGGGGGTTTATAGTCTATTTGATGGGTcccctttatctctttttcagAGACTGGCGATATTTATATCTGGGGCTGGAACGAATCCGGGCAGCTGGCCCTGCCCAGCAGGAGCCTGGCAGAGGTTGGCAAGACCGCTGCAGGGGAAGGTGAGCGTCAGTTCTATGCGTGTTTCTGTCAGTCCCGACTCCTGGCCACGTGCTGGCCTGAGACCCCACGGTGCTCAGAAGGGACACATGACAACGTGGGACCCCAGGCCCCGCTGCAGGACCCTTGGCCCCTAGGGACGGGAGCGCGGTGAGGCTGGTGCGTCAACACCACACTTCCTGCGGACCTGTCGAGCCCAGCACGTCCTGGGGGTGTGGGCGGTGGACAGAAGGTGCTCCGTGGCGCTTTTGTGTGGGTAAGGGGTAGGTCCGTGCTCCCTGTGAACCGCCATTATCCTCATCACGCTCCCTGCTTCCCTGAAGCCAGTGGACTGAAGGAAGACGGTTGTGACGTGAGGACAGCCGAGGGTGAGAGTGGAGGCCTGGCCCCCTTCATAGCCATCCAGCCCTTCCCTGCTTTACTGGATCTCC
This window of the Prionailurus viverrinus isolate Anna chromosome B3, UM_Priviv_1.0, whole genome shotgun sequence genome carries:
- the RCCD1 gene encoding RCC1 domain-containing protein 1 isoform X2 → MAEERRGSWFGFGFCGFGQALGSGRGRQVHSPEPLQTPGEGEGADVCRVSASWSYTAFVTRGGRLELAGSAGCAAGGCRDAWASEALLLVLRAGPGRGAGTELQAWAPGSALSGEPLWAHTVGPEAEGEDAPGGEPQAGALPLLPGGRAYVSPRPPFYSPLAPELRARRLELGAEHALLLDEAGQVFSWGQGRHGQLGHGTLEAELEPRPLEALQGVPMAEVAAGGWHSVCVSETGDIYIWGWNESGQLALPSRSLAEVGKTAAGEASGLKEDGCDVRTAEGESGGLAPFIAIQPFPALLDLPPGTDAVKASCGSRHTAVVTRTGELYTWGWGKYGQLGHKDTSSVDRPRRVEYFVDKRLQVRAVSCGPWNTYVYAVEKAEG
- the RCCD1 gene encoding RCC1 domain-containing protein 1 isoform X5; the protein is MAEERRGSWFGFGFCGFGQALGSGRGRQVHSPEPLQTPGEGEGADVCRVSASWSYTAFVTRGGRLELAGSAGCAAGGCRDAWASEALLLVLRAGPGRGAGTELQAWAPGSALSGEPLWAHTVGPEAEGEDAPGGEPQAGALPLLPGGRAYVSPRPPFYSPLAPELRARRLELGAEHALLLDEAGQVFSWGQGRHGQLGHGTLEAELEPRPLEALQGVPMAEVAAGGWHSVCVSETGDIYIWGWNESGQLALPSRSLAEVGKTAAGEASGLKEDGCDVRTAEDAVKASCGSRHTAVVTRTGELYTWGWGKYGQLGHKDTSSVDRPRRVEYFVDKRLQSFLFSTDQSNQKVIWPGRKKTIYLFERMNL
- the RCCD1 gene encoding RCC1 domain-containing protein 1 isoform X10, which gives rise to MAEERRGSWFGFGFCGFGQALGSGRGRQVHSPEPLQTPGEGEGADVCRVSASWSYTAFVTRGGRLELAGSAGCAAGGCRDAWASEALLLVLRAGPGRGAGTELQAWAPGSALSGEPLWAHTVGPEAEGEDAPGGEPQAGALPLLPGGRAYVSPRPPFYSPLAPELRARRLELGAEHALLLDEAGQVFSWGQGRHGQLGHGTLEAELEPRPLEALQGVPMAEVAAGGWHSVCVSETGDIYIWGWNESGQLALPSRSLAEVGKTAAGEASGLKEDGCDVRTAEAVSYTHFNLFLRIYLYFKNRTCIRLSSMADTDQIHAGEF
- the RCCD1 gene encoding RCC1 domain-containing protein 1 isoform X4: MAEERRGSWFGFGFCGFGQALGSGRGRQVHSPEPLQTPGEGEGADVCRVSASWSYTAFVTRGGRLELAGSAGCAAGGCRDAWASEALLLVLRAGPGRGAGTELQAWAPGSALSGEPLWAHTVGPEAEGEDAPGGEPQAGALPLLPGGRAYVSPRPPFYSPLAPELRARRLELGAEHALLLDEAGQVFSWGQGRHGQLGHGTLEAELEPRPLEALQGVPMAEVAAGGWHSVCVSETGDIYIWGWNESGQLALPSRSLAEVGKTAAGEASGLKEDGCDVRTAEGESGGLAPFIAIQPFPALLDLPPGTDAVKASCGSRHTAVVTRTGELYTWGWGKYGQLGHKDTSSVDRPRRVEYFVDKRLQDEPLKVFIITEW
- the RCCD1 gene encoding RCC1 domain-containing protein 1 isoform X7, giving the protein MAEERRGSWFGFGFCGFGQALGSGRGRQVHSPEPLQTPGEGEGADVCRVSASWSYTAFVTRGGRLELAGSAGCAAGGCRDAWASEALLLVLRAGPGRGAGTELQAWAPGSALSGEPLWAHTVGPEAEGEDAPGGEPQAGALPLLPGGRAYVSPRPPFYSPLAPELRARRLELGAEHALLLDEAGQVFSWGQGRHGQLGHGTLEAELEPRPLEALQGVPMAEVAAGGWHSVCVSETGDIYIWGWNESGQLALPSRSLAEVGKTAAGEDAVKASCGSRHTAVVTRTGELYTWGWGKYGQLGHKDTSSVDRPRRVEYFVDKRLQSFLFSTDQSNQKVIWPGRKKTIYLFERMNL
- the RCCD1 gene encoding RCC1 domain-containing protein 1 isoform X8, with protein sequence MAEERRGSWFGFGFCGFGQALGSGRGRQVHSPEPLQTPGEGEGADVCRVSASWSYTAFVTRGGRLELAGSAGCAAGGCRDAWASEALLLVLRAGPGRGAGTELQAWAPGSALSGEPLWAHTVGPEAEGEDAPGGEPQAGALPLLPGGRAYVSPRPPFYSPLAPELRARRLELGAEHALLLDEAGQVFSWGQGRHGQLGHGTLEAELEPRPLEALQGVPMAEVAAGGWHSVCVSETGDIYIWGWNESGQLALPSRSLAEVGKTAAGEGTGELYTWGWGKYGQLGHKDTSSVDRPRRVEYFVDKRLQSFLFSTDQSNQKVIWPGRKKTIYLFERMNL
- the RCCD1 gene encoding RCC1 domain-containing protein 1 isoform X3; translation: MAEERRGSWFGFGFCGFGQALGSGRGRQVHSPEPLQTPGEGEGADVCRVSASWSYTAFVTRGGRLELAGSAGCAAGGCRDAWASEALLLVLRAGPGRGAGTELQAWAPGSALSGEPLWAHTVGPEAEGEDAPGGEPQAGALPLLPGGRAYVSPRPPFYSPLAPELRARRLELGAEHALLLDEAGQVFSWGQGRHGQLGHGTLEAELEPRPLEALQGVPMAEVAAGGWHSVCVSETGDIYIWGWNESGQLALPSRSLAEVGKTAAGEASGLKEDGCDVRTAEGESGGLAPFIAIQPFPALLDLPPGTDAVKASCGSRHTAVVTRTGELYTWGWGKYGQLGHKDTSSVDRPRRVEYFVDKRLQDMYTSKQHGGHRPNPCW
- the RCCD1 gene encoding RCC1 domain-containing protein 1 isoform X1; translation: MAEERRGSWFGFGFCGFGQALGSGRGRQVHSPEPLQTPGEGEGADVCRVSASWSYTAFVTRGGRLELAGSAGCAAGGCRDAWASEALLLVLRAGPGRGAGTELQAWAPGSALSGEPLWAHTVGPEAEGEDAPGGEPQAGALPLLPGGRAYVSPRPPFYSPLAPELRARRLELGAEHALLLDEAGQVFSWGQGRHGQLGHGTLEAELEPRPLEALQGVPMAEVAAGGWHSVCVSETGDIYIWGWNESGQLALPSRSLAEVGKTAAGEASGLKEDGCDVRTAEGESGGLAPFIAIQPFPALLDLPPGTDAVKASCGSRHTAVVTRTGELYTWGWGKYGQLGHKDTSSVDRPRRVEYFVDKRLQSFLFSTDQSNQKVIWPGRKKTIYLFERMNL
- the RCCD1 gene encoding RCC1 domain-containing protein 1 isoform X6; protein product: MAEERRGSWFGFGFCGFGQALGSGRGRQVHSPEPLQTPGEGEGADVCRVSASWSYTAFVTRGGRLELAGSAGCAAGGCRDAWASEALLLVLRAGPGRGAGTELQAWAPGSALSGEPLWAHTVGPEAEGEDAPGGEPQAGALPLLPGGRAYVSPRPPFYSPLAPELRARRLELGAEHALLLDEAGQVFSWGQGRHGQLGHGTLEAELEPRPLEALQGVPMAEVAAGGWHSVCVSETGDIYIWGWNESGQLALPSRSLAEVGKTAAGEASGLKEDGCDVRTAEGESGGLAPFIAIQPFPALLDLPPGTDAVKASCGSRHTAVVTRTGELYTWGWGKYGQLGHKDTSSVDRPRRVEYFVDKRLQKLTS
- the RCCD1 gene encoding RCC1 domain-containing protein 1 isoform X9, which produces MAEERRGSWFGFGFCGFGQALGSGRGRQVHSPEPLQTPGEGEGADVCRVSASWSYTAFVTRGGRLELAGSAGCAAGGCRDAWASEALLLVLRAGPGRGAGTELQAWAPGSALSGEPLWAHTVGPEAEGEDAPGGEPQAGALPLLPGGRAYVSPRPPFYSPLAPELRARRLELGAEHALLLDEAGQVFSWGQGRHGQLGHGTLEAELEPRPLEALQGVPMAEVAAGGWHSVCVSETGDIYIWGWNESGQLALPSRSLAEVGKTAAGEGTGELYTWGWGKYGQLGHKDTSSVDRPRRVEYFVDKRLQVRAVSCGPWNTYVYAVEKAEG